The window CGGTTGGATGTGATGGACGCGGTTTGCTCATACCTGCGTTGATGCCTGATTCGATGGTTTGCCTTGCAGTCGCTTCGCCATCTTTCGCAATGTAGCCGTTTGCGATGGATGCTTCCCATAGAGCATTTGCAACCCTGTTTGGATCGATCCATGCAGCCATTGTGCCTAGCGAGTGGGCAGCGTTGTTGAGGGCATGATTCCGGCCTGAGCCTTCACCCATCACGGAGAGCTTGGCAACCTCATCTTCTAGCGCGGCCTCTGCATAGTTCCGCTCTGCATCCGTTCCTGTCAGCGTTACAGGCTCACTCGCGGCCTCTGGTGGTGCTGCCGAACGTTTCTCCCTGAGTAGTCGCGCCAGAGGCTCAGGCAGGCTGGGAATTGCGTCCCATGAGCCTGCCATCAGCCGGTAGCTCCTGCCGTCTGGCAACACAGCGCCCGGTGCAACGCAGTAGCCGCCAACGCCGCGCACGTCGATACCATCGGGCAGGTTCCCGCGAGAATTGCTGTAAGGGGCATCGGTTCGGAAATAGAAGTGTCTGCCGCCAGAAGGGGTTTCAACCGTGAGCGCGGTTGAAACGTCGATACCTTGGGTAGCGCAGAGAGCTTCAAAGGCAGCTACGCCGTCCACTCCACTAGGTTTGCGGTCTGCGTCAATGACTACCAGACCGTTTGCGCCAACGGGGATCGCTGGCAGAGCGTCCGTCTTCCAGGTTGCCCCAATCATGAATTGGCTGGAGGTTGCCTTTTGCTCCCACGCGGCGACCATCGGCGTTTT is drawn from Acidicapsa acidisoli and contains these coding sequences:
- a CDS encoding bifunctional DNA primase/polymerase, translated to MSAARHGISVFPANPDKTPMVAAWEQKATSSQFMIGATWKTDALPAIPVGANGLVVIDADRKPSGVDGVAAFEALCATQGIDVSTALTVETPSGGRHFYFRTDAPYSNSRGNLPDGIDVRGVGGYCVAPGAVLPDGRSYRLMAGSWDAIPSLPEPLARLLREKRSAAPPEAASEPVTLTGTDAERNYAEAALEDEVAKLSVMGEGSGRNHALNNAAHSLGTMAAWIDPNRVANALWEASIANGYIAKDGEATARQTIESGINAGMSKPRPSHPT